The following are encoded together in the Salmonella enterica subsp. enterica serovar Choleraesuis genome:
- a CDS encoding MBL fold metallo-hydrolase, whose protein sequence is MISQPIWQAPAINRKKLGDIIVTMLSDGYLDITFELLNGIAAMKAEALLEKSGVAPLPRININVYVVQTPQHTILIDSGAGNINGWGGRLQVALAAAGIDPLDIDTILVTHAHPDHIGGLAGPLATPLFRNVQQLFLHEQELAFWKDETIAASAPDRSKPFFTLAQNVFDAYDGRLVPFKGEDILPGVQGVPLFGHTPGHSGYLLGDGKESLLIWGDIVHFPYIQVAQPEVTIAFDSDPAQAASVRHTLLDRVATDNLTVSGMHFNLPTTAKISRDGNAYGINYDLWSPAI, encoded by the coding sequence ATGATTTCTCAACCGATTTGGCAGGCTCCGGCAATCAATCGCAAAAAACTTGGCGACATCATCGTCACCATGCTGAGTGATGGCTATCTGGATATAACTTTTGAATTGTTAAACGGTATAGCAGCAATGAAAGCCGAGGCGTTGCTTGAAAAAAGTGGCGTGGCTCCACTACCTCGCATCAACATTAATGTGTATGTAGTCCAGACTCCACAACATACTATTTTGATTGATAGCGGCGCGGGCAATATTAATGGTTGGGGTGGTCGGCTGCAGGTGGCTTTAGCTGCGGCGGGAATTGACCCTCTGGATATCGATACTATTTTGGTGACCCATGCGCATCCAGACCATATTGGTGGACTTGCCGGGCCATTAGCAACTCCGCTATTTCGTAATGTCCAACAGCTGTTCCTGCATGAGCAAGAGCTCGCTTTTTGGAAAGATGAAACCATTGCGGCCAGCGCACCGGATAGGTCAAAACCCTTCTTTACCCTCGCGCAGAATGTTTTCGATGCTTACGATGGCCGATTGGTACCTTTTAAAGGTGAAGATATCCTGCCTGGCGTTCAGGGTGTGCCACTCTTTGGGCATACGCCGGGGCATAGCGGCTATCTACTGGGTGATGGGAAAGAATCGCTACTGATCTGGGGCGATATTGTTCATTTCCCCTATATTCAGGTTGCCCAGCCGGAGGTCACTATCGCTTTTGACAGCGATCCGGCTCAGGCGGCCTCGGTCCGCCATACGCTATTAGACAGAGTCGCTACCGATAATTTAACCGTGAGTGGTATGCATTTTAATTTGCCAACTACCGCCAAAATAAGCCGTGACGGAAATGCATATGGTATAAATTATGATCTTTGGTCACCGGCAATTTAA
- a CDS encoding dehydrogenase — protein MADIKNGKNVSDKAKIKDFPIPPFPQQKQPFPGLAGKMQPRPDHGEQSYQGNGRLRGKKALITGGDSGIGRAVAIAFAREGADVAINYLPEEADDAKEVIEIIKKEGRNIAAIPGDIRDETFCQQLVDQAAELLGGLDILVNNAGRQQFCESIEELTTEDFDATFKTNVYAMFWITKAAIRYLPQGGSIINTSSVQAYQPSEILLDYAQTKAAIVAFTKSLAKQLAPKGIRVNAVAPGPYWTVLQCCGGQPQEKVEHFGANAPLGRPGQPVEIAPLYVTLAAEENSYTSGQVWCSDGGTGTL, from the coding sequence ATGGCTGATATCAAAAATGGAAAAAATGTTAGTGATAAAGCGAAGATTAAAGACTTTCCAATCCCGCCTTTTCCTCAACAAAAACAGCCATTTCCTGGGCTGGCCGGAAAAATGCAACCGAGGCCAGACCATGGTGAACAAAGTTACCAGGGAAATGGCCGTCTACGGGGCAAAAAGGCGCTAATCACCGGCGGTGATTCAGGTATCGGCCGGGCGGTTGCCATTGCTTTCGCCCGTGAAGGCGCTGATGTGGCTATAAATTATCTGCCTGAAGAGGCCGATGATGCTAAAGAAGTCATTGAAATTATTAAGAAGGAAGGGCGTAACATTGCGGCTATTCCTGGTGATATTCGCGATGAAACATTTTGCCAGCAACTAGTTGATCAGGCGGCTGAGCTTTTAGGCGGGCTGGATATTCTGGTTAACAATGCCGGTCGCCAGCAGTTTTGTGAATCAATAGAAGAGCTTACAACCGAAGATTTTGATGCGACCTTTAAAACTAACGTCTACGCCATGTTCTGGATAACCAAAGCGGCAATACGTTACTTACCGCAAGGTGGCTCTATCATTAATACCTCGTCGGTTCAGGCGTATCAGCCAAGTGAGATTTTACTCGATTATGCCCAGACCAAGGCGGCGATAGTGGCGTTTACTAAGTCACTGGCCAAACAGCTGGCACCAAAAGGTATCCGGGTTAATGCCGTAGCGCCGGGGCCATACTGGACAGTCCTGCAATGTTGCGGTGGACAGCCGCAGGAAAAAGTTGAGCACTTTGGTGCCAACGCGCCGTTAGGTCGTCCTGGGCAGCCGGTTGAGATAGCACCGTTATACGTGACGCTGGCGGCAGAAGAAAATAGCTATACCTCAGGCCAAGTCTGGTGCTCGGACGGCGGTACGGGAACGCTTTAA